One genomic segment of Acanthochromis polyacanthus isolate Apoly-LR-REF ecotype Palm Island chromosome 9, KAUST_Apoly_ChrSc, whole genome shotgun sequence includes these proteins:
- the LOC127535477 gene encoding uncharacterized protein LOC127535477 produces the protein MSWLLRRHSVNCQQLTAVKNEESSLEGSTVTLTYKYSQQATGGDQFFWYRQHSGNPPEFLIYHYGTQSETKARLSAAVSADKNQISMKISSAAVTDSAVYYCALRPTVTCQQLTAVKDEESSLEGSTVTLTYTYSRQATGVDGFYWYQQHPGKPPELLIFHLGSQNQTKARLSVSVSDDKNQISMKISSAAVTDSAVYYCAVRPTVTGNSKTLYKNLWSKDNRKLHNIH, from the exons ATGTCATGGCTGCTGAGGAGACACA gtgtcaactgtcaacaactgactgcagtgaagaatgaagagtccagtttagaaggcagcactgtgactctgacctacaAATACTCCCAACAAGCTACTGGTGGTGATCAGTTTTTCTGGTATCGACAACATTCAGGAAACCCTCCAGAGTTCCTCATCTATCACTATGGaacacaaagtgaaacaaaagctagactgtctgctgctgtgagtGCTGATAAAAACCAGATCAgtatgaagatctcctctgcagcagtgacagactctgctgtgtactactgtgctctgaggcccacagtgaca tgccaacaactgactgcagtgaaggatgaagagtccagtttagaaggcagcactgtgactctgacctacaCATACTCGAGACAAGCTACTGGTGTTGACGGATTTTACTGGTACCAACAACAtccaggaaaacctccagagttactcatttttcacttgggATCACAGAATCAAACAAAAGCTagactgtctgtttctgtgagtgatgataaaaaccaaatcagtatgaagatctcctctgctgcagtgacagactctgctgtgtactactgtgctgtgaggcccacagtgacaggaaacagtaaaactctgtacaaaaacctttggagcaaagacaacagaaaactccacaacatccactag